In Bacteroidia bacterium, one DNA window encodes the following:
- a CDS encoding proline dehydrogenase family protein, which produces MFSNTEIAFRNKTDDELKKAYRLFKMMNSNFLVNIGPKLINIALKLHLPVKRWIKKTIFNHFVGGESLSDAQHTIEKLYQYNVKTILDYSVEGTKNEEGFEQTKKEIIKSLEFAQGRKEILFGVVKITGIGAEKVLEHYTPQNNLYKLEFEKIRQRLVEICETAKRVQVPIFIDAEHSWFQDNIDRLAEEMIAIYNKEKPLVYTTLQMYRWDRLDYLKKQYEKAKAEGYIFAAKLVRGAYMEIENERAAAMGYPSPIQKSKEDTDRDYNLALTFCIEHIENIAVCVATHNEESSLLAAQLIEKYHLPHDHPHICFSQLLGMSDHISYNLANQGYTTAKYLPYGPVEAVLPYLFRRAKENTSVAGQSSREFELIKQELKRRQLH; this is translated from the coding sequence ATGTTTAGCAATACTGAAATAGCATTTAGAAATAAAACAGACGATGAGCTTAAAAAAGCCTATCGCCTTTTCAAAATGATGAACTCTAACTTTTTGGTCAATATTGGTCCTAAGCTCATCAACATAGCGCTTAAATTGCATTTACCTGTTAAAAGGTGGATAAAGAAAACTATTTTTAATCACTTTGTGGGTGGAGAAAGTCTAAGTGATGCCCAACATACTATTGAAAAACTTTATCAATACAACGTAAAAACCATTTTAGATTATTCCGTAGAGGGTACTAAAAACGAAGAGGGCTTTGAACAAACTAAAAAAGAAATTATCAAATCTTTGGAGTTTGCACAAGGTAGAAAAGAAATTCTATTTGGAGTAGTGAAGATCACAGGAATAGGTGCAGAAAAGGTTTTAGAACATTATACGCCTCAGAATAACCTATACAAACTAGAGTTTGAAAAAATTCGCCAGCGTTTGGTAGAAATATGCGAAACAGCTAAAAGAGTTCAAGTTCCTATTTTCATTGATGCAGAACACTCTTGGTTTCAAGATAACATTGACCGACTAGCCGAAGAAATGATAGCTATCTATAACAAAGAAAAGCCTCTTGTTTATACTACTCTACAAATGTATCGTTGGGATAGACTAGACTATCTAAAAAAACAATACGAAAAAGCAAAAGCAGAAGGATATATTTTTGCTGCCAAGTTAGTACGTGGGGCATACATGGAGATAGAAAACGAACGTGCCGCAGCTATGGGTTATCCTAGTCCTATTCAAAAAAGTAAAGAAGACACAGATAGAGATTACAACTTAGCCCTAACGTTTTGCATTGAACATATTGAAAACATTGCTGTTTGTGTAGCTACTCATAATGAAGAAAGCAGTCTACTAGCAGCACAACTGATAGAGAAATACCATTTACCACACGATCATCCGCATATTTGTTTCTCACAGCTTTTGGGCATGAGCGACCACATTTCTTACAACTTAGCTAATCAAGGCTATACAACCGCTAAATATCTACCTTACGGACCTGTGGAAGCCGTTCTACCTTACTTATTCCGAAGAGCAAAAGAAAATACTTCCGTAGCAGGACAAAGCAGCCGAGAATTTGAATTGATTAAACAAGAACTCAAACGAAGACAATTACACTAA